CTGGTTTAACCGGGTCAGTGCCGGGTTGTTCAGCGGTGCGGGCGCGGCCTCATTGTTGAGCCGCTAAGGGCAAAAGATCGCAGCCTCGTTGCACTCGACAGCTCCTACAGGGGGGATGCGTTTCCATGTAGGAGCTGCCGAAGGCTGCGATCTTTTGACTTTCCACCAGGCGAAAAAAAGCCCGCAGTGTGGGCGGGCGAAAGACCAAAGAAGCTATATGCGCAGTCGCTTCCAGGTTGAGACAGCTGCTTGGGGGATCAGCTGCCGCGATACGTGGAATAGCTGTATGGCGAAATCAGCAAAGGCACATGGTAGTGATCCTGTTCGGCAGAAATGCCGAACCGCAGCACCACCACGTCGAGGAACGCAGGCTCAGGCAACTGAACGCCACGGGCGCGGTAGTAATCGCCCGCATGAAATTGCAGCTGATAGACCCCGGTACGGTAGTCATCGCCTTGCAGCAACGGTGCATCGACCCGGCCGTCGCTGTTGGTGAGCGCCGTGGCGACCAGCTCCAGCTGCGAGCCTTCTACGCGGTACAGCTCGACCTTGATCGAACTGCCCGGGCAACCGTGTGCAGCGTCCAAAACGTGTGTAGTCAAACGTCCCATTGATTC
The Pseudomonas sp. GR 6-02 genome window above contains:
- the uraH gene encoding hydroxyisourate hydrolase; this translates as MGRLTTHVLDAAHGCPGSSIKVELYRVEGSQLELVATALTNSDGRVDAPLLQGDDYRTGVYQLQFHAGDYYRARGVQLPEPAFLDVVVLRFGISAEQDHYHVPLLISPYSYSTYRGS